DNA from Chrysemys picta bellii isolate R12L10 chromosome 13, ASM1138683v2, whole genome shotgun sequence:
cagggcccagCCAGGTGAAGAGCTTGGCCTAGAGAAGCAGGGAAGTGTGCAACCTTCTAGTTAATGAGGTACCGGCTGAGTATAAGACCCACACTATGGGGAGCTCAGAGTTTTGCTCTTCCCTTGTCTTGGCAAAAGAGAAACACATCATTCCCCCGCAGTGGAAGGTCTACACTTGCCCTGTGTTTATAAAGTATCTTCACCCTTCCACTCCATGTACACAGCACAGGTGAGATGCAGCCAGCTTGGGGTCAGGGCAGCTGGGTGACAGCCGCAGAGTGACACTACATGGAGATGGCGCACCTgcagctgaaatgcagccagctctggcgTGAGGTAGCTCGGTAACAGCGACACAGCAACATTGCATGGAGATGGCttgcctggtgctgagatgcgGCCAGCTCTGGGGAAGGACGGCAGGGGAACAGCCACAAAAGGATGCTGCAAGGAGATGGCTCGCCTCGCACTGAGGGGTGGTGTCTGTgcctgctgctgcctgctggagGGAATGAACCCTGCTCAGTGGGTGCAGAGAGTGAGAGAACCCAGCACCTGGTAGAAGTTGGAGCACTGCCTTAGTACTGCCAGCCGGGGCTTCAATTTATCATGTGTccgaggggctggggctggagctttcAATGTGGCCTCATCTTGACACCCCCAAGACCTGTTTGTGGGagtggggggttgtgtgtgtggaggtctgtgtgtgtgtgttgagggagggctgggggggggggctctgtggaAGGCTGTGTGTGAggaaggggaagtgggggggactgtgtgtatgtgtgaggggAAATTGGTGTGGGGTGTTTGTATTGCTGCTGTATGGAAGGCTTGTAGGGGCTCTCCCTGGTACTTACACAGAGATCAAATCCAAACCTGGCCGCTCCTACACACCCCAGAGACCAAGCCCCAGGGACCCAGTGGTTCAGAGAGCAGATATCAGCCCCTTCTTGCCCAGCTCCTGTCACAGCAGAGGCGGAGAGAGGAGGCTGAGATCTCACAGCCAGGTGGGTTTTCACACACAGCTTCCTTCTTGCTTTGATTCTTCCCTAGCTGCTGCACTGTTCTGCTGCCCGCACCtctctgctccaaccactaacCCAGCCATGCACAAGTGCAGGCTATAAATTAGCAGGAGGTTTCTAACTATTAGAGGGGGgatgttctggaacagcctcccagtagGAGTTGTGGAGTTGAGCAACTTAGTTTTTAGGGTGAGCTGGACAAATATATGAGTGTGATTGTATGACCGGGCTGCTTgtgactgggtggggggggggggagaggcagggctcagcagcccaGGGGCTAACTTCCAGTAAATGTTCTATGTCcctaaacctcatgcttcagggtttcagctggccaTCGGCAGGGCCAGAAAGGGATTTCCACCATGTATTCTGagaggtttttgtttggttggtttttaaatCTGCTTCTTCTGAAGCACCAGGCTATgcccatggctggagatgggatgtTGTGGGgtgagccagggctctgaggtggagtTTGGGATATGAGATGTATGAAAGAGACTGACTGTGGCTGTGTGTGCTAGTCCCTACTGTTGTAGCCACTAGACCCCTCTCCTGTTCCAGGTCTCTGGGCAGCCCCTTAGAATCCTGTTGATCATTTCCTTTCAGCTCCAGGGCCCCCTGATGAATCCAGTCAATGGCACCATCCCGGTGACCAAGTTCATCctgctgggtttcccctccctggGCCGGCTAAGCCGCAATCTTGTTTGTGCCCTTTTTTCCTCCACCTACATCGGGACGCTGACAGGCAACCTGTGCATTGTGTGGGCCGTCCTGCGGGACCCTCGCCTCCAACGCCTGCCCATGTACATTCTGCTGGGGAACTTCTCCTGGCTGGAGATCTGCTATGTCACGACCACCATGCCCCGGATGCTCTCTGACCTGATGAACCCCGGGGTCCCCATCTCCTCCCATGCCTGCTTTGTGCAGTTCTACATCTTCTTTTGCATGGGGACCACCGAGTGCTGCTTCCTTGCAGCCATGGCCTTGGATAGGTACCTGGCCATCTGCCACCCCCTGCGCTACCCCGTCCTCATGTCCCCCCACagatgctgggtgctggcagcctcCTGCTGGGTCACCGGCTTTCTGTGGTTCGTAGTGCCTGTCGTCCTCATCTCCCAGCTCTCCTTCTGTGTCCTCACCCTGGATCATTTTGTCTGTGATCCGGGCCCATTGCTGGCTTCCTCctgtgccccagctccccaggctgaACTGGCCACTTATGTCCTGAGCTCCCTCATAATCTTTGGTGccgccttcttcacccttacctcctACGGTCTGATCGTCAGGGCAGTGCTCAGGCTGCCCACAGGGGCCGGGCGGCACAAGgctttctccacctgctcctcgcACCTGGCCGTTGTGAGCCTCTTCTGGGGCTCTGGCATGGTCACCTACATCAGCCCGTCAGCCGCAGGGGGCAGCGGGAAGATGGCAACCCTCTTCTATGCGGTGGCGACCCCCCTGCTCAACCcactgatctacagcctgaggaacaaggagatgaaGGATGCTCTGAGGAGGACCCTGCTGGGGAAGCTGTAGGAGGttctgctctggccccagcctgcagggactggctggtcaggggggagggaaatgggatATGAGTTCTTTTCCTTCTAGGGGTTGCTCACTCCAGTCCTGGAGAGTGAACACACACAGCATTTTGCATGATCTCTAGGAGTCACTCCCAgtataaaaaaaatgcatttgatgATACAACCAGAATACAAAGAGGAGCTAGgcggtggaggtggggggcatATGTATCCTTGCTGGAGGAAATGATCcctgctcagtgtgtgtgtgtgtgcatgtgtgagtgcAGCTGTATTTCAAGATTGTTACCTAGATAAATGTGTGTTCACACTTAGAGCCAGTGagaaaaattctgctctcattttctTTGCTATCAATTAGGAGCAACCCTGGTGATGTAGAGAGACTCACAGGTGGGACACAAATCATGGCAGCAGTATATTCTTTTTTTATGGACCTCATTCCCCTTTCACAGcaagagatagaacccaggagtcccagacaCCCCCTATCCCCAGATCTAACCCACTCAATCCCATTTGCCTCCcacagccagggatagaacccaggagtcccagcaccCCAGATCTAACCCACCAGAGCCCACTCCACTCCCACATAGCAAGGgatagaaaggagaagacattaTCTAATGGCCTGATCTACAGAAGGTCAGACAAGGTGATCTGGTGGTCCTCTCTCGCCTTAAACACTAACCCAAGAGTCCAGACTCCCAGACCCTGCTCTAAGCCACTGGATCCCACTTTCCCATTCCCCCTGCCCAGAGCGATAGATAGATCCCAGGAGTGCTGACAACCCATCCCTCTCCACTCTATGCCACaggaccccactgccctctgagAGCTGGTAAAAGAATcctggagtcctggttcccagtccagTCCTCTGACCACTGACCTCACAcccactgcctgtgctgtgtCAACACTTGGCATTAACAGAGGCTGTCCATCTCTGAGGATTGTCTGCCCGGTATCTTTCATGGGAGTTAGGGACACTTAATAAATCACACAGACCAGACTGCAAATCCCTTGGCGGAATTAGCTTGTTTTGATGTCTGAACATTTCTCACTCTGGGTATTGATGATTTGGGCCACTGGCAAAGCCAATTAAAGAGCTGAGCTGAGTTTTGCCACTGGTTCCTGCTTGAACAGTTGGAGCCAGGCATTTCAAAGCAAAAGATATCTCATCTCCTCAGAGAGCTCAGCACAGACCCCAgtgctaggagtggggtgggggctgtgggtcaggactgcgGGACACGGGTAGAGAGGGGACTTGAGTCTTCAGGATCTGGCAATGAGCAGAGCTATTGAGACTCAGATTCACATGGACCCCTGCTTGGCTGGGAACCAACCCACTCATTACACATAGGACCCACTGCACAGAGCAGGCGGGTGTCACTACTGCCTTGAGGTGTTAGGGAAGAGGTGCAGATGGAGGGGGCCTTGATGGGCTCGGTAGGGGTCTCCTAGTCCTAGTGAGATTTATTCCCACTCAGGATCAGCCCATGGAGTTGGTTTATTGGAGTGCCAGGGGGTAAAGCCTGGGTCTAGCTGAGTGAAAGGGGAGATGGGACCATCTTAAACAGAGAAAGCATGGGAAAGGGGgcatctctgtccctctccatgGTGGGGATTACCCCATTCTAAGGTACCATGTCTATGCCTCACACCCTGGCCACACCAGTCACTCTATCTAGCGGGAACAGCCCTGTTCTGACCCCCCCATATATGCCTCCCACCCCAGGTGCCCAAGTCCCTCTCCATAGGGGGAATCTCCACGTTCTGGGTTCCCCCAGCTATATACCCCAGCTCGGCTACACAAACCACAGCCTTCACCCCGACTCCATCCATCACCCCACCAGCCATGACCCTGTCCCCCACTCCAGCCAGCCACCTCagccaggccccactcccacacTCCATACAGCCACCCCCAGCCACCCATCACCCTCCACTCAATCCATCACCACCCAGCCAGGCCTGTCACCCCCAATCTGacctgccccccagctgggccCATCACCCCCACTCCATCCATCATCTTCCAAGCCACACCTCTCACCACactccagcctgccccccccccccaatcaggccCCTCACCATTCTTCATCCAACCCCCCAACCTAGACAGGCTCCTCAGCCCCAGTTCATCCAACCCCACCCACCAAGGCCCCTGAACCCCACTCTGTCCAGCCACCACAACCAgacccctcactcccaccccagccaggccTATCACCTCCactctgtccagcacctccctccctgAACCTCACTCTGTCCAGCCCCCACAACAAGCCTCTTCACCTCTACACCATTCACCCCCACAGTCAGGTCCCTCACCtcttctccctccatccccccagcctggctcatCATCCCATCTGATCATTTcaactttcatagaatcatagaatcatagaatatcagagttggaagggacctcaagaggtcatctagtccaaccccctgctcaaagcaggaccaattcccagctaaatcatcccagccagggctttgtcaagccgggccttaaaaacctccaaggaaggagactccaccacctccctaggtaacgcattccagtgtttcaccaccctcctagtgaaatagtttttcctgatatccaacctggacctcccccactgcaacttgagaccattgctccttgttctgtcatctgccaccactgagaacagccgagctccatcctctttggaaccccccttcaggtagttgaaggctgctatcaaatcccccctcattcttctcttctggagactaaacaatcccagttccctcagcctctcctcataagtcatgtgctccagacccctaatcatttttgttgccctccgctggactctttccaatttttccacatccttcttgtagtgtggggcccaaaactggacacagtattccagatgaggcctcaccaatgtcgaataaaggggaacgatcacgtccctcgatctgctggcaatgcccctacttatacagcccaaaatgccgttagccttcttggcaacaagagcacactgttgactcatatccagcttctcgtccactgtgacccctaggtccttttctgcagaactgctacctagccattcggtccctagtctgtagcagtgcatgggattcttccatcctaagtgcaggactctgcacttgtccttgttgaacctcatcaggtttttttcggcccaatcttctaatttgtctaggtccctctgtatccgatccctaccctctagtgtatctaccacacctcctagtttagtgtcatctgcaaacttgctgagagtgcagtccacaccatcctccaggtcattaataaagatattaaacaaaaccggccccaggaccgacccttggggcactccgcttgaatctggctgccaactagacatggagccattgatcactacccgttgagcccgacgatctagccagctttctatccaccttacagtccattcatccagcccatacttctttaacttggcggcaagaatactgtgggagaccgtatcaaaagctttgctaaagtcaaggaagaacacatccactgctttcccctcatccacagagccagttatctcatcatagaaggcaattaggttagtcaggcacgacttccccttcgtgaatccatgctgactgttcctgatcactttcctctcctctaaatgtttcataattgattccttgaggacctgctccatgatttttccagggactgaggtgaggctgactggcctgtagttccccggatcctccttcttcccttttttaaagatgggcactacattagcctttttccagtaatctggaacctcccccgatcgccatgagttttcaaaaataatggctaatggctctgcaatctcacccgccaactcctttagcaccctcggatgcagcgcatccggccccatggacttgtgcacgtccagtttttctaaatagtcccaaaccacttctttctccacagagggttggtcaccttctccccatgctgtactgtccagtgcagcagtctgggagctgaccttgtgcgtgaagacagaggcaaaaaaatcattgagtacattagctttttccacatcctcggtcactaggttgcctccctcattcagtaaggggcccacactttccttgattttcttcttgttgctaacatacctgaagaaacccttcttgttactcttaacatctcttgctaactgcaactccaagtgtgattgggccttcctgatttcactcctgcacgcctgagcaatatttttatactcctccctggtcgtttgtccaatcttccacttcttgtaagcttcttttttgcgtttaagatcagcaaggttttcactgtttagccaagctggtcgcctgccatatttactattctttctacacatcgggatggtttgttcctgcaacctcaataaggattctttaaaatacagccagctctcctggacccctttgcccttcatgttattctcccaggggatcctgcccatctgttccctgagggagtcaaagtctgctcttctgaagtccagggtccgtattctgctgctctcctttcttccttgtgtcaggatcctgaactcgaccatctcatggtcactgcctcccaggttcccatccacttttgcttcccctactagttcttctctgtttgtgagtagcaggtcaagaaaagctttgcccctagttggttcctccagcacttgcaccaggaaattgtcccctacactatccaagaatttcctggattgcctgtgcaccgctgtattgctctcccagcagatatcagggtgattaaagtctcccatgagaaccagggcctgcgatctagcaacttctgctagttgccagaagaaagcctcgtccactttatccagccccccagcctggtCTGTTACCCCCACTCCattcatctccccccacccccaccaggccCCTCTCCACCACTCCAGTCACCCCAGGAGATTACCCtgtttatttttttgcaaaaagtggCAAGTTTTTCCAGTTTTCACTCTCATCCATTGGGCTCTGACCAGAGTGGGGGCTAGAGGCCAGCCATAGTGGGGACAGGGCCCAGCTGGGTGAACAGTTTAGCCTAGAGAAGCAGGGCCGTGTGAGACCTTCTAGTTAATTAATAAGAATGTTCAACAAAGTGCTGGCTGAGTATAGGGCCCACACAATGTGGATCCCATAATGGGTTATGCTTTTCCCTTGGTTTCGCAAAGGAGAAACACATCATCCCCCCGCAGCATGAGTCTGCTCTTGGCCTGCATTCATAGAACATCTTCACCCCATTTGACTCAATGTACACAGCACAGgtgagatgcagccagctctggtgcAAGTTAGCTTCTTAACAGCCATGCAGCGACATTGCATGCAGATGTTttgcctggtgctgagatgcagccagctctggggaagGATGGCTTGGGAGCCACAACAAAAGAGTGCCGCAAGGGGATGGGTGGCTTGGCACTGAAGGGTAGGTTGTCTCAGGGAGGGAATGTTCGGTGTgtggagagagtgagagaaccCAGCACTTGGTAGAAGACAGAGCAATGCCGTAGTAATGCCAGCCCCTGGCCAAGATTCAACATGTAACCAAGGGGCTGGTGCTGGGTCTTTCAATGTGGCCTTATCTTGACACCCCAAGGCCAgtttgtggggatgggggggctgtgcagtggtgAGCTGCAGCCGGTTTGCACCGGTTCGCGGGATGTTacatttagaagcccttttagaactggttgttTAGAACTGGTTGTTCCacgggacaactggttctaaaagggcttttaaatttaacaactggtaaagctccggcagctccccacccccgaccccagctcacctctgctccgcctcagcctcctcccctgaatgctccgccctgcttctcctcccccccacttcctgcaaatcagctgtttgcgcaggaagcctgggagggctgagaagcaagcccGGCCCGGTCAGCctccagcagggagggggtgttggatagagggcaggggagttcgggagggtgtgagggggtgggataggggtcggggtggtcagagggcagggaacagggggattgaatgggggcaaaggtcctggggggcagtcaggaaggagcaggggttggatggggtggtgggaggcagtcaggggacagggaaggggggtggatggggcaggggtcccagggaggggcgtcaaggaacgcgggggggtggatggggcaggagtcctggggtgaggagggaaccggttgttaagattatggcagctcatcactggggcTGTGAGTATGTGTGTGGAGAAATCTGTAGCATGTGTGTGTGGAAAACTGGGTGGGCTCTCCCTAGCActcccctgggggtccacagatcTTTCAGGGATCAAATCCAGATCTGGCTGCTCCTAACCACTCCAGAGACCAAGTCCCAGGGACTCAGCGACTCAGAGAGCAGATATCAGACCCATCTCACCCTGCATCCTTCACAGAAGAGGATGAGCTGTCACTGACAGGTGAGTTTTCATCAGGAATCCTAGTTTTCCTtgataaaaaaaccccaaattctgagataaaaaaaaaacataaaaatctcTGCTTTTCCATGATTAAAATGGAACACTGAATTTTAGTTTCCCTATCCCCAGTAAAATGGAACCCCGCTTATCTTGGATCATCAAAAATTCCAGTAATCTGTAGAGCTTCATCCCCGGTTCAGTTAATACACAGAACCGAATAATGGAGAAGATGGTAAAGAGTAttctaaaaacataagaacaatcataccgggtcagaccaaaggtccatctagcccagtatcccgtcttccaacagtggccaatgccaggtgccccagacgaAATAAAccgaacaggtaattatcaagtgatccatcccctgtcacccattcccagcttctggcaaacagaggctagggacaccatcccagcccatcttagctaatagctattgatggacatatgctccatgaatttatctagttcttttttgaaccctgttatagtcttggccttcacaacatcttctggcaaagagttccacaggttaactgtgcgttgtttgaagaaatacttccttgtgtttgttttaaacctgctgcctattaatttcatttggtgacccctagttcttgttatgaaaagaagtaaataacacttctttatttactt
Protein-coding regions in this window:
- the LOC101951754 gene encoding olfactory receptor 11G2-like; this translates as MNPVNGTIPVTKFILLGFPSLGRLSRNLVCALFSSTYIGTLTGNLCIVWAVLRDPRLQRLPMYILLGNFSWLEICYVTTTMPRMLSDLMNPGVPISSHACFVQFYIFFCMGTTECCFLAAMALDRYLAICHPLRYPVLMSPHRCWVLAASCWVTGFLWFVVPVVLISQLSFCVLTLDHFVCDPGPLLASSCAPAPQAELATYVLSSLIIFGAAFFTLTSYGLIVRAVLRLPTGAGRHKAFSTCSSHLAVVSLFWGSGMVTYISPSAAGGSGKMATLFYAVATPLLNPLIYSLRNKEMKDALRRTLLGKL